From a single Nicotiana tomentosiformis chromosome 2, ASM39032v3, whole genome shotgun sequence genomic region:
- the LOC104104931 gene encoding putative HVA22-like protein g, whose protein sequence is MLGNFITSGLVLVLGYAYPAFECFKTVEKNKVEIEELRFWCQYWIIVAALRIFESFGDVFMSWLPMYGEAKLALFIYLWYPKIKGTAYIYETLLKPYVAKYEKDIDRSLLELRAKAWDLAIYYWQNCTELGQAKFLQMLEFIASQSKRGTLSSHEQKDEKNHSGEAPPNTPSGLFKRNKQQPVDRKRPPTSPSPPPPSSSIHRSTLHSSKSESVQEHPENASFQDNDGVEPDIDHNLHAARAKLRRSNKGIS, encoded by the exons ATGTTGGGAAACTTCATTACCAGCGGATTAGT ATTGGTTCTCGGATATGCATACCCTGCTTTTGAATGTTTTAAAACTGTTGAGAAGAATAAAGTGGAGATTGAAGAACTTAGATTCTGGTGCCAATATTG GATTATTGTCGCGGCACTAAGAATCTTTGAGAGCTTTGGAGATGTGTTCATGTCATG GTTACCTATGTATGGTGAGGCCAAATTGGCACTTTTCATCTACTTATGGTATCCAAAAATAAAGGGTACAGCATACATCTATGAGACCTTATTGAAGCCATATGTAGCAAAGTATGAAAAAGATATTGACAGAAGTTTACTGGAGTTGAGAGCCAAGGCATGGGACTTGGCAATTTATTACTGGCAAAATTGCACAGAATTGGGGCAAGCAAAGTTCTTACAGATGCTTGAGTTTATAGCTTCTCAGTCCAAAAGAGGAACACTGTCCAGTCATGAG CAAAAAGATGAGAAAAACCATTCAGGTGAAGCACCACCAAACACGCCATCCGGATTGTTCAAGAGGAACAAGCAACAACCGGTTGACCGGAAGCGCCCGCCCACTTCACCGTCACCGCCACCGCCTTCTTCCTCTATCCACCGCTCCACATTGCATTCCTCTAAGTCGGAATCAGTGCAAGAACACCCTGAGAATGCTTCATTTCAAGACAATGATGGTGTTGAACCTGATATAGACCATAATCTTCATGCTGCCAGGGCAAAACTAAGACGTTCCAACAAAGGGATCAGTTAG